From a region of the Streptomyces sp. NBC_01244 genome:
- a CDS encoding serine protease inhibitor, with product METKSEWPELRGKPVEEAREQLRAEFPEIVVHVVPEGSMVTMDFNEQRVRLFVEDGKVIREPRRG from the coding sequence ATGGAGACGAAGAGTGAGTGGCCGGAGCTGAGGGGGAAGCCGGTGGAGGAGGCCCGCGAGCAGCTCCGGGCGGAGTTCCCGGAGATTGTGGTCCATGTGGTGCCCGAGGGCAGCATGGTGACGATGGACTTCAACGAGCAGCGGGTGAGGCTCTTCGTGGAGGACGGCAAGGTGATCCGGGAGCCCAGGCGGGGGTAG